The genomic window GGTTTGGGAGTTCTAGCCATTTTCAAGCAAAGCTGACAAAGACTCTCCAGTAATGTATGATAAGCAAGAAGTTACAGGAGCTTTTCCATTTTAGATTGGTTAACCTTTGATCAGACCAAGTTTCCTAGAAGCATCATCAAGTAGATTAAGAACAAGCTAGTTTCTTAAAGCTAGGATCTTCCATGCTATGCTGTTTGCATCGCAGAGTACTGCTAATACTCAGATGACCACTATCAAAAGATGGATAGCCACCAAATAAGATGCGTTTTGTATAACATGTAAGATTATCTTGTTTGAATGTCGTCTATCTTTTGATAGCGGCCATTGGTTAGTACACAATATTTATGATACAAACTGCATAATGATGCTAACTATTTCTATGATGGCTCTCTCTCATAATCACCATTCTAAAATTACAGCATAGTATCCACCAATCCTATTATACTTTTCACTAGATTTTGTTTTTGCTAATACTTCGAGATTGCAATCCATAAAATTCCACAAAAATAAAGAGTAGATCACCGTACCATAACAAACACCGTCAGAATCTCAAGCACGGGAAAAATGAAACGATCTTGCTTTAAGATTCGCACACCCGCACGCCCCTCCCATCAAATTTGGCCATCCTTCCCTTCATGATGTAAACCACCATCCCCAGAATGCCCTTATCCAGAAGGATAGGAACTCAGCCAAGGATGTCCGCAATCTTGTCTCGAGATTCGTGCACCCATCATGTGTCCATCCGTTCCCCCCATCTCAGTGATCAGCATGACAATGCCCCTTatctgataaaaaataataaacgCGCGCTCAGAGGAAACCAACAGATTTCCCAACTCACCAACCACGAAGCCCAATCAAAGAACGCAGCCTTGCGTCAAAGTTCGTGCCGATCCATATCGCCTCATTCTAAATTTGAAATTGCCCTCCATTTTATGCTGGACCCTAGATCATCAGAGGGGCGGATTTCGTCATTAGAAGATAGACGGCCCTCGATGCGTTATATATGGTATATAAGATCTTCTTATTTGATGGTTATCTTTGCGGGGGGTCCACCAAGTGCTGCACTGGATTTTGGCAGGCAAACAAGTGCAATGTTGCTTTAAAGGTCGTGCATCCCGGATCTTATCTAAGTTTGGGTAGGATTGCTGTAGGATTCGTGCAGGCTCCCTCGTATTCCAAATTTGGCCATCCCTCCATTTTATATCCACTGGTCAAGGACAATTTCCATAATGCCCCTATCATCCAGGAGAGAGAAAGACATTGGAGAGAGCGAACAAGGCGGATTAAAACGTATCCGAAGCAAGAAGCGGACTGCTACCGACTCCGCCCGAGCACGTGACAGCCCACACGCCACGCTCTGCCCATTCTGGCGCTGGCTCTTTCGTCGTCCTCCTCCCCCAGACCGACCCCCCACCAGCTCGCTACCTTTTAACCCCCAACCCGACGAATAAAACAATCACCATCCTGTACTCCCCTCCCGCCCCTctctattatatatatttttctctCCCCCAACTCGCGGTTCCTTCGAGGTCTTCTCTTTTCCAATGGAATCGTTGTCGCCGGAGACCAAGAGTTGTCATCTTTGTCGTCGTTTTCGTCGTCGTCGCGCTTATATTTGAACGAGAGAGCTTTCTAAATAACGAAAGGAAGAAGGAAGACATGGGGTTGCAGCGGCGGCGCCACCACCACCGGTGGGTGATCCCGGCGGTGCCGGCGACCTACACCCTCTCCGCCGCCacgttcctcctcctcctcgtcttCGCCTTCCTCTCCCTCCTCGCCCCGCCCCTCCCCGACCACCCATCCTTTCCCCACCCCCTCTTCCGCCACCGCTGCTCCAACCTCCCCTCCCTCCTGGTATTCTATccatcctttctcttcctctatctctTTTCTTTGTTCGAGTTTCTCATTGCCGTTTTTGGTCCAATCTTTAGCTTAAGAATCCGGTGCAGATGCAGAGGAATGTGGTTGCTGCCGATCCATTTCGTGTTCCGGTTCGTATTTTTGTTCATCATCTCGATTGATCTGAATGCGTCTAATGCTGATAGTTCGTTCAGTTgggatttttctttaattttttatacatatatAGAATGGAGGCGGGAGTCCGGTGAGTGATCTGTGGGGTTCGAAGCAGGCCAGATACTTCTACGGATGTAGCAATGCGAGCAGCGAGTTTGCGAGTATGTGTTCGCTTTTAATCTGGTTTGGTGTTGTTTTGCTGGAAAAATGTAATGGAATGCACAGATCACTTGGAAATTGATGGTTTTGAGGTTTATGATTTGTGTTGGTTGAGGTTTTGGTTTTAAACCGTAtcattgatttatttttattctttttgattATACTTCTTTCTAAGCAAACTGGCGTTTGTTTCTCATCATTGAAGTtggttattttcttttattttacagAGGAGGAAGCCATCACTCAACCCAATCGGTATTTGATGATCGCAACTAGTGGAGGATTAAATCAGCAGCGAACAGGGGTGAGATATTTGTCTAGCGTTTATAAATTTCTTTcagtttcttcctttttttttttttttttttttgaattttatgtgGGATAGTTTTGATTCAATTGGCATTGCATATGAACTTTTCACTGAAACTAGTCTGGTCGGGACCATAACTTTGGTGATATTTGACCAAACCAGCTATGGCTTTGAAGTTTGTATGGGGAAAGAACTTGACCTTGTTGAATGATCTGTGATAAGTTTGTTGGAACTTGGCCTTTGAATTACTGATTGTATTTTCAGTTTGATAATATGAATTATTTCTCCACATCACTAGACCATCCTTGtcctttaaaaaaatatatatatatttccatCTCTATCCTAGATTGAATTATTGAGGTGCTTAAAGAGGAAGACATTGATCACCATCACTGTTTTGATATGAGACAGTCGCAGCAGAGTGTGCTATAATCATGGGAAACATATTTCTTGTAGTTGCTAGCTGCTTTCTTGCTTGTTTTACTGACATCTTTTTGATGTTGCTCTCCTAGCAATCCTCCCAGGATCCTCCAATGTGGAAGTGGCCACAATATCTGCCTTGCCCATGAAGTTAAATTCAGggatagatttgatttgagttgaTCTTAATTCCTTTCCCCAACATGATCATTAAGTGCTCTGTATGATGTTACAAGCCTTCTGGCCTCACATTACATAGTAACGTTATATTATGCCTTCTTATCACATCTTTTTCAGAAGCTCTGAATCTCAGTCTGTTCAGCATCACTGAGTCCTTTCGTGACAGAGTCAACATTTTAGTCCATTCTTCTAGTCCCAGTTCTATGACAGATCGTGTGCAGTAATTCTACTTGCAGATACTTGTGCCCATTCCTGCTTTTCCATTTGCTTAGGAATCCATCTGAATGCATCACCAAGTTATGTGATATTACTAAGTCAttaatgattcataattcatTGAAGGCAACTCAATAATGCCATTTTTggcaaataatggaaaagagccaCAAAATTTAGTCATTATGGTTACTGGTAACAAGGAGTGCTTTGCTTCAAACCATTTTCCTAAACATTTTTGGACACCGTCAGCCTCATGCTTCTCATTTGAAAGCGGTGCTCTGAGATAAATCAATTCATCTTTGTTGATACTCTTGGATCCTTTATCCATCTTTTGCCTTTTGTTAACCCTGGCACTCTTGGATCATCTATTCACACTGGGGATGGTCTCCAAGGTTGGGCACTAATCAGTCCTACATTTTATGCTTTATGCCAATGTAACAATGGAGGACTGGCTAGAGTCCTAAATGGTTCTCATATCTCATATATTTCATATTAGCCATCACGAAAATATTCTGGTTTAGTTCTTGTTCTGCTCTTCCATTTGGTCAATATCGAGCATAAGATTACTGATGGAAAATTTGCTGCTACTTCTGGTTGTTTCAGATAACAGATGCTGTCGTTGCAGCACGCATTTTGAATGCGACACTTATTGTTCCTAAGCTGGATCAGAAGTCATTCTGGAAGGATGCCAGGTTTGCTCCAAATACTGTTCATTCTAACTTCTGAAAAAATGAAGCACTAATAAATCAAGTCATCAAACATGTACACTGATTACATTTTGTGCATGTGGTTTATGATTCTATTGTGCAGCGATTTTGCTGAAATCTTTGATGTTGACTGGTTCATATCCTCTCTCTCAAAGGACGTTAAAATTATAAAACAGCTCCCAAACAAGGGTGGAAAAGTAATTGGAACTCCTTACACAATGCGTGTTCCGAGGAAGTGTGCACCAACATGCTATGAAACTCGAGTTTTACCTGTTCTTTTGAAAAAGCATGTGAGTTTACAAATTTTGATTCTTGCTTTTAGTTTCTTTGATGTCAGTTTGTCATATCCATTTCATTGACTTCCTAATATTTTAGCTTTATTATGAGAAACAGGTAAAAATGCAAGCTGTATGTATGTATCTCTATAAAATACTATGTTTTCTTTACTCATGTTCTGGATTAATGAAGTATCAGACCTAACAAATCTTTACTATTAGTTGCATTGTCATAATGTTGGCTTTCTGTTTGGTAAATTGCATGAGATAGATCCACCAATAACTTCAATGGAAGCATCCCAAGGGGATGCGGTTATTTAAGAATGATActaatagttatttttatttcgaAACCTTGTGATTCATTTCTCCAATTATATACAAATTTAATGGCAACATTTTTCTCCATGGCAAGCTTCTTCCAGCTCAGCTAGCATGATGTCCTATCATGAGcataattgtttttttttttcttttgcagaaAACATTCTATCAAGAACATAAATGGAACTGAGTTATTGTCATTTATTGTAACTGGCATCTCTTATCCATAGTATTTAGGCTTTCTATGAACATTATGATATTCTTTTCAATTAGTAGATAAGGTGGACCTTTTCTTGTATCAGTATATAGCCATTTGCAGATACACAGTTTGACTGAAAAGTTTGAGATTAATCAACAATCAAATTGAGATTGTTGAAATAGAGTTTGGAAGAGAAAAATCAATAACAGATAAGTAGGAGAGGGGTGGTTGATCAACTGGAcacaatttttttattattttccctATGATTCCAacagaatattttttttgtaaaagttATCTTGAAAAACTAGTATCAATTTGGTGGAAAACTTGATACACCCATGGCCTCAACTCATACTTTGTCATATGAGTATGCTACTGTGGTTTACTTAAAATCTTATTTTACATAGGCTGAACCAACATCGTAGATGATGCATGATATATTCTTGTTGGAAATTTTGTAGGATGAGCATATACTAGGCCACATGGTCTGGCTATTTTTCTATTTCTGTCAGATGCATACCCTCATCCTGCTGGATGGGTTATGACCGGTCTTATATATCATTTGCAATGGGCATGATTGTATGTTTTATTGTTGAGCTGATCTCTGCAGACATTGGAGGTCTGAGTAATTGAGTGAGAAAATTTTGAGCAGCATATGAAGAAACAGTATACCAGAATATACTGAACATGTTTGATTGAACTTATTTTGTGTTAAGGTTTTACATGTGCCATGTTATGTTAGATTAGGAAATATAATCATGAGATTGAAAAGCTTTTTCAATTTAGAATATCTGCTCAAACTGATTTTGAGTACGTGTTTAAATATGATCGAAGATTATTTGAAGTGATAGTTCATTGGACCTGTTTATATTTTTCACTTGTAGTTAAAGTTTACATTTATTGAGACCCAGTCTTCATGCGGTTTTCCAATTTTATTGAATCACATGCTGTTCCATAAACTCAAAACCTTGTAATATGGAATAAGGCTGTTGATTAAGGCTGAGCAATTATGCTAAACTTCTAAAGGTGCAACTCTTCATTACTTGAAAGTCTTATTACAAAAAATAGGGTCTCCTCAGATACAAAAATAGACATCAAGAATACAAATATATGTGATTAATGTCCTTTTTTTTCATGTTGCAATGCTATCGTAATTGAGGATTTACTTTGATGTTGTTCTCAATCCTTTGAGTTAGATTTAGTCACTACTGTATGGTTTCCCAATTTCTTCTATGTATCCTATGGTAAAGAATTACCTGCTTTTTTTTTGGATCTATGCACACATGCAAAACCAATATATTTCTATCGTGATGATGCAGATTGTTCAGTTAACGAAGTTCGACTACAGGCTTTCAAACAAGTTGGAGATTGATCTTCAAAAACTGAGATGTAGAGTTAATTATCATGCCCTCAGATTTACAGATCCTATACAGGAAATGGGTGACAGGCTGATTCAGAGAATGAAGGCAAAAAGCAAGCACTTTATTGCCCTTCACCTGAGGTGAGCTTTTGATATGATCACAAGTTGGCCTAAGTTAGCAGTTCAATGTAGATTCATGGCATAGCTCTTCAAATGATTTAGCTGCTCTGAACTTAGAAACAGCGATTGCTGCACAATGATATTGGGGCCATTTCGCAGGTTATGATCCTGTTTCCATTCCCTACAACGAATATTAATTGTAAACAGTATTTAATCCATCATTTGCCTGATTCTCCTTTCATTCTCTATTTAGCCCTAGTCCTTTCTCTAGTCTTCTTAGGTTTTAGCACAACAAGATCTTCTAGAATCTGAAGATATATAGTTTGTCGAGTTTCACTTGCAAATGCTGGTACCTGAGCCATACTTGCACCTTTCCATTGATATTGTAAAAACTGATAGCTAAATGAGGCAAGTTGAATTTTTTGAGTCAACTATGTCATATTTTTTCCAGTGTAAGacttgaaagttttttttttgcactttctTTACCATCAACCTTTCCTTTTTCCTAACCTTGCTAGCAAACAGGGAACCTTCTGATTCTAAAATTTACTAGACCTTCAAATAAGCTTCTCCACGAATCTTTCCTCCACCTTTATGTCACttgacttttctttttcttccatttATTCATTTCCTACTATATATGCCTCCATTTTGACAATTCTttcaattttatatattttactatTAATAATCAAAAGAATCATCTGCTGTCAAGAATTGCAGTTTTGAAGAAAATTATGAACCATACCCCACCTGACATTTTAGTCATTCATACAGACAATATCATGTACTCGTTCCCTTACACTTAGATGTCaatctttatgatattttttctgTGAAAAATTACGTGAAATTGCTCTACAAAATCTATGACAGACAGGTGATTGTATGAtaaaagtttttttctttttttaaactaAATGACAACATGCGCATGTACTAAATTACTCAATTCTGTTAGAGAAATGAGAAAATAGTGTTACAAGTTGCATTACTATTAAAATAGAGGTGTTACTTGTGGCAGAAGTTTTTTTCTTCAGATATTTATTGGTCCACTAGTATTCATATGCAATTCAGGTCCTCTAAAAATTCCATGCAGCCAAGGACTCGATATAGAATGAGATGTGATAAATGAAAATTTCTATTGTGGCAGATTTGAACCTGATATGCTTGCCTTCTCTGGGTGCTATTATGGAggaggagaaaaggagaggacAGAATTGGGTGTGATGCGCAAGAGGTGGAAAACCTTACATGTAAGGCAGCAGCACTCCTTTTTCAGTGGTGTTATTCAAGAATTATTACCTCTTTATCTGGATGAAACTAGTTACTTTAATAATATGTCTGCAGACAAGCAACCCAGACAAGGAACGCAGGCATGGGAAATGTCCACTAACACCTGAAGAGGTAGGCCTTATGCTGAGAGCATTGGGATTTGGCAAAGATGTTCACATCTATGTGGCATCCGGTGAGGTCTATGGGGGAGAGGAGACATTGGCACCTCTGAAGGCACTCTTTCCTAATTTTCATTCAAAAGAAACTTTAGCAAGCATGGAGGAGTTGGCACCATTTGCAGCATTTTCATCTCGCATGGCTGCCCTTGACTTCATTGTGTGTGATGGCAGTGATGTATTTGTAACAAACAACAATGGGAACATGGCTAGGATGTTGGCTGGTCGGAGGTAAGTTTCCATTTCCATTGTGCTTACATTGGATATGGAAAATGATTCCATTGACCTGATTGTATATGTTCCATAATTTGTAGGAGATATTTTGGACATAGGAGAACCATCAGACCAAATGCTAAGAAACTGTACTCTGTGTTTCTGAACCGAACCAGCATGACCTGGGAAGTGTTTGCATCAAAGGTCCGCACTTTTCAAAAGGGATTCATGGGAGAGCCCAATGAGGTTAGACCTGGTAGAGGAGAATTTCATGAAAACCCTTCAACATGTATATGTGAAAATTCCAAGGAAGAATCGGCAGCTACCTCTCACTTTCAGCGAAAGATTGGAATTGAAAATGGGAAGCCTAATTCAACTAGAAGTATGCCGACAGACAATATTTCTAGTGATGAGGTGTCAGATTGGAGGGACTTCGATTATGGAGAAAATACACCTCTAGGGAGCTTACTCAATGGAACAGACCAGGAGTATAACCTCTTCATCAGATCTGAAGTTGCAGACTTGCAAGAAATGTTTTCAGACTAAAAAAGTCAGTTGGCTGTTGAAGAGAGCATTGCATTGACCCATTCTTTTGTTGGATCTCTTTAGTGTTTTGAAAGCTTTGCCTCATCAAGCAACCAATCTCCATACAACTGCTCCATTGTTCAACATATTGCATGGTCTTTTTTCATCAGAGAAAAAGGTAAATAGAAGACAAAGCAGATGAGAATACGATAGAGAACATGAAGCTTGAAATTTCCATTTTTTCCTTTCATTGTGTGGTTTTCATGTGTCAATGCTTATATTCTTTATATTCCCATTGAATAGGACCAATCATGGAAACTTTTTCTGCATGTCGAAGTGGCATCCCACTACTAGAAATAAGTCTTCTATCTAGGCCTTTCTAGAGGACCATGAGAGGCTCATAGTTCTATTTCATTGATAGGCTGTTTAATCCTTCTTATGTTAGAAAAGTCTCTTCACCTGTTCCTAGTCCATGATAGACCAAATAATAGATCCTAATATCAAGGCTTGGTCATTacgagtttcttttttttttttttttgttctttcttttttgtcTATATTTTTTGCTAATATGATATTCTTTATGTTTTTGCTTTACAGGGAAAGGCGCCACAATGCCACTGTATATAGAAGTGTACAGTACTTCGTCCACCTGATCTCAGAATCAGAGCAACATTTTTAGATCTGCTTGGATGCTGCAGAGCTTTTCTGTACATTGCTGAAACAATTTTTCTGTTAGAAGGAAATCTGTCATTTGCTGGTGATTTTGTTTGTCTGGATTTGCTTTTTCTTTCATACGTATTTGTCTGTAAATTTGATGTAGTGTTGCAGTGAGGTTGGATTATTTGCGGTTGTTTAGAAACGTTTGAAGAACATTAATCAAGTATTTATAAATTTTGGCAATTATGGATCTCTATTTGTGTTGCTAAAATTGTGTTATTCTTAATTGGCATCTTGTTATGTCCCTCTGCGCATGTGCTGCCTGTCGTATGATTCATTTATTCAAAAATGAGCTGTCATGTCTCCAGCATGGTAAAACACATGCATAATGTGTTTAGGAATGACaattggattggatcaaatcaaatatgGATCGAATTGACATAGATCGGATTAAAAATTGATCAATCcgaatccgatctatttattaaataagtcaaaaaatcagatataaatttgatttatttatcaAACAGATGATCCAAGTCGATC from Elaeis guineensis isolate ETL-2024a chromosome 4, EG11, whole genome shotgun sequence includes these protein-coding regions:
- the LOC105042640 gene encoding O-fucosyltransferase 16-like; translation: MGLQRRRHHHRWVIPAVPATYTLSAATFLLLLVFAFLSLLAPPLPDHPSFPHPLFRHRCSNLPSLLLKNPVQMQRNVVAADPFRVPNGGGSPVSDLWGSKQARYFYGCSNASSEFAKEEAITQPNRYLMIATSGGLNQQRTGITDAVVAARILNATLIVPKLDQKSFWKDASDFAEIFDVDWFISSLSKDVKIIKQLPNKGGKVIGTPYTMRVPRKCAPTCYETRVLPVLLKKHIVQLTKFDYRLSNKLEIDLQKLRCRVNYHALRFTDPIQEMGDRLIQRMKAKSKHFIALHLRFEPDMLAFSGCYYGGGEKERTELGVMRKRWKTLHTSNPDKERRHGKCPLTPEEVGLMLRALGFGKDVHIYVASGEVYGGEETLAPLKALFPNFHSKETLASMEELAPFAAFSSRMAALDFIVCDGSDVFVTNNNGNMARMLAGRRRYFGHRRTIRPNAKKLYSVFLNRTSMTWEVFASKVRTFQKGFMGEPNEVRPGRGEFHENPSTCICENSKEESAATSHFQRKIGIENGKPNSTRSMPTDNISSDEVSDWRDFDYGENTPLGSLLNGTDQEYNLFIRSEVADLQEMFSD